Sequence from the Ziziphus jujuba cultivar Dongzao chromosome 9, ASM3175591v1 genome:
CGCCGTTCGTAATTAATCCTCTAAAACCACCTAAAAAACCTTTATCCTTATGGCTTGGCGACTCCTCTTCTCCCGAACTACTCTGTTCAGACCATCCCAAACCTTAATCCTAACCTTGCAAACATTCAAAGCTCCTCTCCTAAACCCTAATCCTAACCCCAATGCCAGCCCCATTCCTTACGAGTATTGGCTTCCCTTCTTCGCTTCTCCATTCTCCACCTCATTTCTCATCACCAAAACCCCcaagaaattcaaaaagaagCACAAAAAGAAAGAGAGCCCCAGAACCAAGCTCGTCCAGTCCGATCCCAATCGAATTCTGCCATTGGAACGCATCGTCGAGCGCGACGCCTTCTTCCGGTTCCTCACCAAGTCCAAGGACTTCATCTCCAAGCAGCCCGAACACGTCATCCTTCTCGACGAAGCAGGAAAGCTCCACCGCGAGCTTGGATTCCCTCGCGGCCGCAAGATTGCCCGCTCCATCCAACGCCACCCTTTGATCTTCGAGACCTACCGCCACACCGATGGCAAAATGTGGTTCGGCTTCACGGATTTCATGGAGGAATTGCTTGAAGAGGAGCGAGCTATAATGGACTCCATGGAATTGGATAGGGTCAACACGGTGCGCAAATTGCTCATGATGTCTTCTAAGAAGCGGATTCCGTTAAGCAAGGTTCATCATTGCCGGTTGTTATTTGGAATTCCCGATGATTTCAGGGACCGGGTTGCAAAATACCCAAATTGGTTTCGGGTTGTGGTTGATGGTGATGGCAGGAGGGTGCTTGAATTGGTGGATTGGGATCCGAATCTTGCTGTTAGTTCTCTTGAGAGGGAGTTCATGGTTGATGAGGAAAAGGCCAAGAGGGCTTTCAAATTTTCAGTGAAACATGGTAAGGATTTGGATTTGGATGAAGACGAGACGAGGAAACTGAACCTGTTGAACACGCTTCCGTTGGTTTCGCCATATTCGGACGGATCAAAGTTGGATCTTTGGACATTGGAAGCAGAGAAATACAGGGTGGGAGTGCTACATGAGTTCCTGAGCTTGACATTGGAGAAGAGGGCTTCTATACACCACATTGTGGAGTTCAAGGAGGAGTTTAGTCTGACCAAGCATACGTACCAGATGCTGTTGAAGCAGCCGAGAACCTTTTATCTGGCAGGGACAGAGATGAACTGGGTTGTATTCTTGAAAGAAGCATATGATGAAAATGGCTTATTGATAAACAAGGACCCCCAGGTGGTTTTTAATGAGAAATTGTATAAGTTTGCTGAAATGCCGGAAATGGAAACTGGTTCTCTAGTAACTGGGGGCAGCAAATAATTGATGCTTGAACCTTTCTTGTGGAGTAACGGTTTGGATCACTAAAGCCAGAATATATAGAAATTGCTTCTGTACATGGTCGCCAAATATATAGTAGATTGCAGGGTTCCATTCCATTTATTAACCTTTCTTGTTGAGGGGTTTAATTTGTTTACCATTTAGAATCTTCTGATTTTTACATCTCAATGTCAGGGGAAATTTTTGTACGAATTATAATGCTTCCAGATATTATGTTACTAAAAAAGGCTGGTAATATAGAATCTTCCATGCTGTATGTTAcatataaatttgattattataatgAATGCTATGCATGCTGatcaatataaatatgttttactGTACAAAGTTTGATTGATATATAAAAGTATCTATATCAGTTATGAAGAGATACCACGGTCAAGCAGATAAAGAATCCAACTTAAACATGAAGAAGTCTTGAACAAAACATAACATTGTTAAAAATCAGCTCCAAAAACAAAGAGGTTGCCGACATCAAAATGGTCACAATTCTTCAGTACACGGTTTTGTTAAGAATGATTTAAAAAATGGAATGAAATGCTGCAATATCGATAAACGAGGAAGTTTTGTACAGAGCTGATCAAATTATCTCCTTTACGGACAAAGGatgaattcaaaaaataaataaataaataaataatcaaataaaacagTGCAACAAAT
This genomic interval carries:
- the LOC107426570 gene encoding protein WHAT'S THIS FACTOR 1 homolog, chloroplastic → MAWRLLFSRTTLFRPSQTLILTLQTFKAPLLNPNPNPNASPIPYEYWLPFFASPFSTSFLITKTPKKFKKKHKKKESPRTKLVQSDPNRILPLERIVERDAFFRFLTKSKDFISKQPEHVILLDEAGKLHRELGFPRGRKIARSIQRHPLIFETYRHTDGKMWFGFTDFMEELLEEERAIMDSMELDRVNTVRKLLMMSSKKRIPLSKVHHCRLLFGIPDDFRDRVAKYPNWFRVVVDGDGRRVLELVDWDPNLAVSSLEREFMVDEEKAKRAFKFSVKHGKDLDLDEDETRKLNLLNTLPLVSPYSDGSKLDLWTLEAEKYRVGVLHEFLSLTLEKRASIHHIVEFKEEFSLTKHTYQMLLKQPRTFYLAGTEMNWVVFLKEAYDENGLLINKDPQVVFNEKLYKFAEMPEMETGSLVTGGSK